A portion of the Punica granatum isolate Tunisia-2019 chromosome 7, ASM765513v2, whole genome shotgun sequence genome contains these proteins:
- the LOC116215431 gene encoding sister chromatid cohesion protein SCC2 isoform X3: protein MNNPSSSGSGLSYRGIGLPNTIHSDVAPCLPLPSLPVFCGSSDPELRLFDEPAGVSSSSSSRFSNRSGILAQASKIAALLRETDVSYLNLREDSRVMSHGDIEPLALYEEVLRHNPEAFEYSVPGRPKEQIPVSKLHDKKPIEPSVLASQAQTDLDESRAQQLNHFLANDVSTSSKKPKVKKKVHDEVPSVPQDPVELQDDIIGSFCEVLEDFCGRAEIIGDERDEAEWLSLPLSDIRTLVNEIMSIRAKKLLHRVDVNILVRLLKVLDHQIHRAEGLSIDEMDSSDSDALSSVLCALESIHAALAVMSHRQMPKQLYSEEIIERILEFSRHQITGIMYVYDPSYRALHKPSDNGVAEGYEDDELDADFSSGKRRRSVKSVKMRKSAVNKVSSAANTVLQKLCTILGLLRDLLLIEKLSDSCILQLVRTSFTTFLVDNVQLLQLKAIALTSAIFYSYNQHRSYVIDEMLQLLWKLPSSKRALRAYLLPDEDQRQIQMVTALLIQLVHCSANLPEAMRDASSINAIMEAPTDFSHLAKCHEAVTEACCLFWTRVLQRFTSAKPQDASEVKVLMENLVMDLMTTLNLPEYPASAPILEVFCVLLLQNAGLKSKDVSARSMAIDLLGTIAARLKRDAVIHKLDKFWIVQELNDGEDVTEDYPQDLCFICLDGRVEKLLFTCQSCQRSSHSDCMGMREQEVPNHSWNCQFCVCKKQLMVLQSYCETQRKDNKKNSSDPYGPITKIEIVQQLLLNYLQDSASADDLHLFVRWFYLCLWCKDDLKSQQKFFYYLARLKSKAIVRDSGSGYSLLTRDSVKKITLALGQNNSFSRGFDKILHMLLASLRENSPVIRAKALRAVSIIVEADPEVLCDNRVQLAVEGRFCDSAISVREAALELVGRHIASHPDVGLKYFEKVAERIKDTGVSVRKRAIKIIRDMCTASDNFSEFTSACIEIIVRVTDDESSIQDLVCKTFYEFWFEEPSGGQARFYSNGSSVPMEVAKKTEQIVDMLRRMPNYQLLVSVIKRNLALDFFPQSAKAAGINPVLLASVRKRCELMCKCLLEKILQVEESTSEEVEVRTLPYVLVLHALCVVDPTLCAPASDPSQFVVTLQPYLKSQGDNRAVAQLLESIIFIIDSVLPLLRKLPQSVIEELEQDLKHMIVRHSFLTVVHACIKCLCSVTKVAGKGSSVIEYLVQVFFKHLDSQGVESKQQLGRSLFCLGLLIRYGNSLLSSSSKKRIDVASSLSLFKRYLQMDDFVLKVRSLQALGFVLIARPEFMLDKDVGNILEATFSSDADSRLKMQALQNMYEYLLDAESQMGTERAGDTATPYPEEANSSVPVAAGAGDTNICGGIIQLYWDKILDRCIDFNEQVRQTALKIVEVVLRQGLVHPITCVPYLIALETDPQEANSKLAHHLLMNMNEKYPAFFESRLGDGLQMSFIFIQVINGASSEDASQSNFKGPGNTRGKSDGAALAQARLGVSRIYKLIRGNRVSRNKFMASIVRKFDNPAWNDSVVPFLMHCTEILALLPFTVPDEPLYLIYSINRIIQVRAGAIEANLKAFCSRLFSRGSQETGHGNGSIQQEQVAQPLFGNLRAVDLNGTIQSGSFFQPVQGHVGSLDLNGRTLPEAVDKSSANGSAYTEGEAHFPGSSEPRGISGDDLQKIQVDCLAATALQLLLKLKKHLKITYTLNDARCQAFSPTEPLKPGDVLTKQNIPFNLSGTRSDLPLTPQEVFQRYQEFKNALREDTIDYGVYTSNIKPKRTASRRGSKRAAVADEEDYDDEDYAGAARITSSGRRGSYRTRQRC, encoded by the exons ATGAATAACCCCAGCAGTTCGGGCTCGGGTTTGAGCTACAGGGGCATCGGACTGCCCAACACTATTCACTCCGACGTTGCTCCGTGCCTGCCGCTGCCATCACTGCCGGTGTTCTGTGGTTCGTCCGATCCCGAACTTAGGTTGTTCGATGAGCCCGCTGGTGTCAGCAGCAGCAGTAGCAGCAGGTTCTCGAATCGCAGTGGGATCCTCGCTCAAGCAAGTAAAATTGCAGCTCTGCTCCGAGAAACCGATGTTTCTTACTT aAATCTTAGAGAAGATTCAAGAGTAATGTCACATGGTGATATCGAGCCGTTAGCCCTTTATGAAGAGGTTCTGCGCCACAATCCTGAAGCATTTGAATACAGTGTTCCAG GTCGCCCCAAAGAGCAGATCCCAGTTAGTAAATTGCATGACAAGAAGCCTATTGAACCTAGTGTATTGGCTAGTCAAGCACAGACAGACTTGGATGAAAGCAGGGCTCAACAGCTTAATCATTTCCTTGCCAAT GACGTTTCTACGTCTTCTAAAAAGCCAAAAGTTAAGAAGAAAGTGCATGACGAAGTCCCGTCAGTTCCGCAAGATCCTGTTGAACTTCAAG ATGACATAATCGGGAGCTTTTGTGAGGTGTTGGAGGATTTCTGTGGCAGAGCTGAGATTATTGGAGATGAGAGGGATGAAGCAGAGTGGCTTTCGTTGCCCCTGTCTGATATTAGAACACTTGTGAATGAAATTATGTCTATTCGTGCAAAGAAGCTTCTACATCGGGTAGATGTAAATATTCTTGTTAGACTTCTGAAGGTACTAGATCATCAGATACATCGAGCAGAAGGATTGTCCATTGATGAAATGGATTCT TCAGATTCAGATGCACTTTCATCTGTTCTATGTGCATTGGAGTCCATACATGCAGCTCTAGCTGTGATGTCTCACAGGCAGATGCCAAAACAGCTTTATAGTGAAGAG ATCATTGAAAGAATTCTGGAATTCTCTAGGCATCAGATAACGGGTATCATGTATGTCTATGATCCATCCTATCGGGCCTTGCACAAGCCTAGTGACAATGGTGTGGCTGAAG GTTATGAAGATGACGAGCTTGATGCTGATTTTAGTTCTGGCAAGAGGCGACGCAGTGTGAAGAGTGTTAAAATGAGGAAATCTGCTGTGAACAA GGTCTCATCAGCAGCTAATACCGTGCTTCAGAAACTGTGTACTATTCTTGGTCTACTCAGGGATCTACTGTTGATAGAGAAGCTATCAGATAGTTGTATTCTGCAGTTGGTGAGGACAAGCTTTACCACATTTTTGGTGGATAATGTTCAGCTTTTGCAGCTGAAAGCCATTGCTTTAACTAGTGCG ATATTTTATTCGTACAATCAACATCGCTCTTATGTGATCGATGAAATGCTTCAGTTGCTGTGGAAGTTACCCTCCTCAAAGCGAGCACTTCGAGCCTATCTGCTGCCTGATGAGGATCAAAGGCAGATTCAGATGGTTACTGCTTTGCTGATTCAATTGGTTCACTGTAGCGCTAACCTTCCTGAAGCTATGAGGGATGCATCTAGCATTAATGCCATTATGGAAGCCCCTACTGATTTTAGTCACTTGGCCAAATGCCATGAAGCTGTCACAGAGGCTTGTTGTCTCTTTTGGACCCGTGTACTTCAGCGTTTTACTAGTGCAAAGCCTCAGGATGCATCTGAGGTGAAAGTTTTGATGGAAAATCTTGTGATGGATCTGATGACGACATTGAACTTGCCTGAATATCCAGCTTCAGCTCCCATTCTTGAG GTGTTCTGCGTCCTTCTACTCCAGAATGCTGGCTTGAAATCTAAAGATGTCTCTGCTCGGTCTATGGCAATTGATTTACTTGGTACGATTGCTGCTCGATTGAAGCGTGATGCTGTTATTCACAAGCTGGACAAATTTTGGATAGTGCAAGAGTTAAATGATGGAGAAGATGTTACTGAAGATTATCCACAGGACCTATGCTTTATTTGTTTGGATGGCAGGGTTGAAAAGTTGTTGTTTACATGTCAAAGTTGTCAACGATCATCCCACTCTGATTGCATGGGTATGAGGGAGCAGGAGGTACCAAATCATAGTTGGAATTGCCAATTTTGCGTCTGCAAGAAGCAACTTATGGTTCTGCAATCGTACTGCGAAACACAACGCAAGGACAACAAAAAGAATAGTTCTGATCCTTATGGTCCTATCACAAAGATTGAAATTGTTCAGCAGTTGCTTCTGAATTACCTCCAAGATTCTGCTTCTGCTGACGACTTACACCTGTTTGTTCGCTG GTTCTATCTCTGCCTGTGGTGCAAGGATGATCTGAAGTCTCAACAGAAGTTCTTTTACTACCTTGCCCGACTGAAATCGAAAGCAATAGTGCGTGATTCTGGTTCAGGGTATTCATTGTTGACAAGAGATTCAGTGAAGAAGATCACTTTAGCCCTGGGacaaaataattctttttccaGAGGGTTCGATAAAATTCTTCACATGCTTCTG GCAAGTCTCAGGGAAAACTCTCCAGTAATTAGGGCCAAGGCCTTACGAGCA GTCAGTATTATTGTTGAGGCTGACCCTGAGGTGTTGTGCGACAATCGTGTGCAATTGGCTGTAGAAGGGAGATTCTGTGACTCTGCAATATCTGTAAGGGAAGCTGCATTGGAGCTTGTCGGTCGGCATATTGCATCACATCCTGACGTTGGTTTGAAG TATTTTGAGAAGGTTGCAGAAAGAATAAAAGATACTGGAGTCAGTGTTCGTAAGCGTGCAATCAAAATAATCCGGGACATGTGCACTGCTAGTGACAATTTCTCTGAATTTACTAGTGCCTGCATTGAGATCATTGTGCGGGTTACTGATGACGAGTCTAGTATTCAG GATCTTGTTTGTAAGACATTTTACGAGTTTTGGTTTGAGGAACCTTCTGGTGGACAGGCTCGATTCTACAGCAATGGAAGTTCTGTTCCTATGGAAGTTGCTAAAAAGACTGAGCAAATTGTTGACATGTTGAGGAGGATGCCAAATTACCAACTCCTTGTCTCTGTCATTAAGCGCAATTTGGCGCTTGATTTTTTCCCACAATCGGCAAAAGCTGCTGGAATTAACCCGGTTTTGCTTGCATCAGTTCGTAAGCGCTGCGAGTTAATGTGCAAGTGCTTACTGGAAAAGATATTGCAG GTGGAGGAATCAACAAGTGAGGAAGTGGAGGTGAGGACGCTCCCCTATGTACTGGTTTTGCATGCACTTTGTGTTGTGGATCCAACACTTTGTGCACCAGCTTCCGATCCTTCCCAATTTGTTGTCACTTTGCAACCTTATTTGAAGAGCCAG GGAGATAACAGAGCTGTTGCGCAGTTATTGGAAAGCATAATCTTCATAATTGATTCCGTTTTGCCTTTGCTTCGGAAGTTACCGCAAAGTGTTATTGAAGAATTAGAACAAGATTTGAAGCACATGATTGTTCGGCATTCTTTCTTGACAGTTGTCCATGCCTGCATCAA ATGCCTATGCTCTGTCACAAAAGTTGCTGGAAAGGGATCCAGTGTTATTGAATATCTTGTTCAGGTGTTTTTCAAACATTTGGATTCCCAAGGTGTTGAGAGCAAGCAG CAACTAGGTCGGTCTCTTTTTTGTCTTGGTCTGCTTATCCGCTATGGAAATTCCCTTTTGTCTTCCTCTAGTAAGAAAAGGATTGATGTTGCGAGCAGCCTTAGCTTGTTTAAAAGATATCTTCAGATGGATGACTTTGTTTTGAAGGTTAGATCTTTGCAG GCTTTGGGCTTTGTGCTAATTGCTAGGCCTGAATTTATGTTGGACAAGGATGTTGGCAACATTCTAGAGGCAACATTCTCCTCTGATGCTGATTCCCGCCTCAAG ATGCAAGCATTGCAAAACATGTATGAGTATCTTCTTGATGCTGAAAGCCAAATGGGAACAGAAAGGGCTGGGGATACTGCAACTCCTTACCCCGAAGAAGCCAACTCTAGCGTACCTGTCGCTGCAGGTGCAGGAGATACTAATATATGTGGGGGTATCATTCAGTTATATTGGGATAAAATATTGGATAGGTGCATCGACTTTAATGAACAAGTTCGTCAGACTGCTCTCAAG ATTGTGGAGGTTGTTCTGCGTCAGGGTCTTGTTCATCCTATCACCTGTGTTCCATACCTTATAGCACTTGAAACTGATCCCCAGGAGGCAAATTCAAAGCTGGCTCATCATTTGCTGATGAATATGAATGAGAA GTACCCAGCCTTTTTTGAAAGTCGGTTAGGAGATGGCCTTCAGatgtcatttatttttatacaaGTCATTAATGGAGCTTCCTCTGAAGATGCCAGCCAGAGTAATTTCAAGGGTCCTGGAAATACGAGGGGGAAGTCTGACGGGGCTGCATTAGCCCAAGCTAGGCTTGGAGTCTCACGGATCTACAAGCTTATTCGTGGAAATCGAGTTTCTAGAAACAAATTTATGGCTTCAATTGTGCGCAAATTTGATAACCCCGCATGGAATGATTCAGTGGTGCCTTTTTTAAT GCACTGTACAGAAATACTTGCTTTATTACCATTCACCGTGCCTGATGAGCCGCTCTATTTGATTTATTCTATAAATCGAATAATACAAGTTAGGGCTGGTGCCATTGAGGCAAACTTGAAGGCATTTTGTTCGAGATTGTTTTCAAGAGGAAGCCAGGAAACAGGCCATGGTAATGGAAGTATCCAACAGGAGCAAGTTGCTCAACCTTTGTTTGGTAACTTAAGAGCTGTAGATCTGAATGGGACAATTCAGTCAGGGTCGTTTTTTCAGCCAGTTCAAGGCCATGTGGGATCACTGGATCTGAATGGCAGAACCCTGCCTGAGGCGGTTGATAAATCTAGTGCTAACGGCAGTGCTTATACTGAAGGAGAAGCCCATTTTCCGGGTTCAAGTGAACCTCGTGGAATATCTGGTGACGACCTGCAGAAAATCCAG GTGGACTGTCTAGCTGCTACTGCCTTGCAGCTCCTGCTGAAGCTAAAAAAGCACTTGAAGATTACATATACTCTCAACGATGCTCGGTGCCAG GCTTTCTCTCCGACTGAACCTCTGAAACCGGGTGATGTTCTCACAAAGCAGAATATTCCCTTCAATCTCAGCGGCACACGAAGTGATTTGCCTTTGACTCCACAAGAAGTATTTCAAAGATATCAG GAATTCAAGAATGCGCTGAGGGAAGACACCATAGACTATGGCGTTTACACATCGAACATTAAGCCCAAAAGGACAGCTTCTAGGAGAGGGTCTAAACGAGCAGCAGTGGCAGATGAAGAAGACTATGACGACGAGGATTACGCAGGGGCTGCCCGCATAACAAGCAGTGGCAGGAGAGGCAGTTACAGGACAAGGCAGCGGTGCTAA
- the LOC116215431 gene encoding sister chromatid cohesion protein SCC2 isoform X1 — MNNPSSSGSGLSYRGIGLPNTIHSDVAPCLPLPSLPVFCGSSDPELRLFDEPAGVSSSSSSRFSNRSGILAQASKIAALLRETDVSYLNLREDSRVMSHGDIEPLALYEEVLRHNPEAFEYSVPGRPKEQIPVSKLHDKKPIEPSVLASQAQTDLDESRAQQLNHFLANDVSTSSKKPKVKKKVHDEVPSVPQDPVELQDDIIGSFCEVLEDFCGRAEIIGDERDEAEWLSLPLSDIRTLVNEIMSIRAKKLLHRVDVNILVRLLKVLDHQIHRAEGLSIDEMDSSDSDALSSVLCALESIHAALAVMSHRQMPKQLYSEEIIERILEFSRHQITGIMYVYDPSYRALHKPSDNGVAEGYEDDELDADFSSGKRRRSVKSVKMRKSAVNKVSSAANTVLQKLCTILGLLRDLLLIEKLSDSCILQLVRTSFTTFLVDNVQLLQLKAIALTSAIFYSYNQHRSYVIDEMLQLLWKLPSSKRALRAYLLPDEDQRQIQMVTALLIQLVHCSANLPEAMRDASSINAIMEAPTDFSHLAKCHEAVTEACCLFWTRVLQRFTSAKPQDASEVKVLMENLVMDLMTTLNLPEYPASAPILEVFCVLLLQNAGLKSKDVSARSMAIDLLGTIAARLKRDAVIHKLDKFWIVQELNDGEDVTEDYPQDLCFICLDGRVEKLLFTCQSCQRSSHSDCMGMREQEVPNHSWNCQFCVCKKQLMVLQSYCETQRKDNKKNSSDPYGPITKIEIVQQLLLNYLQDSASADDLHLFVRWFYLCLWCKDDLKSQQKFFYYLARLKSKAIVRDSGSGYSLLTRDSVKKITLALGQNNSFSRGFDKILHMLLASLRENSPVIRAKALRAVSIIVEADPEVLCDNRVQLAVEGRFCDSAISVREAALELVGRHIASHPDVGLKYFEKVAERIKDTGVSVRKRAIKIIRDMCTASDNFSEFTSACIEIIVRVTDDESSIQDLVCKTFYEFWFEEPSGGQARFYSNGSSVPMEVAKKTEQIVDMLRRMPNYQLLVSVIKRNLALDFFPQSAKAAGINPVLLASVRKRCELMCKCLLEKILQVEESTSEEVEVRTLPYVLVLHALCVVDPTLCAPASDPSQFVVTLQPYLKSQGDNRAVAQLLESIIFIIDSVLPLLRKLPQSVIEELEQDLKHMIVRHSFLTVVHACIKCLCSVTKVAGKGSSVIEYLVQVFFKHLDSQGVESKQQLGRSLFCLGLLIRYGNSLLSSSSKKRIDVASSLSLFKRYLQMDDFVLKVRSLQALGFVLIARPEFMLDKDVGNILEATFSSDADSRLKVRSILYLLVSAHVIFYQQLIFHILIDFFHYQMQALQNMYEYLLDAESQMGTERAGDTATPYPEEANSSVPVAAGAGDTNICGGIIQLYWDKILDRCIDFNEQVRQTALKIVEVVLRQGLVHPITCVPYLIALETDPQEANSKLAHHLLMNMNEKYPAFFESRLGDGLQMSFIFIQVINGASSEDASQSNFKGPGNTRGKSDGAALAQARLGVSRIYKLIRGNRVSRNKFMASIVRKFDNPAWNDSVVPFLMHCTEILALLPFTVPDEPLYLIYSINRIIQVRAGAIEANLKAFCSRLFSRGSQETGHGNGSIQQEQVAQPLFGNLRAVDLNGTIQSGSFFQPVQGHVGSLDLNGRTLPEAVDKSSANGSAYTEGEAHFPGSSEPRGISGDDLQKIQVDCLAATALQLLLKLKKHLKITYTLNDARCQAFSPTEPLKPGDVLTKQNIPFNLSGTRSDLPLTPQEVFQRYQEFKNALREDTIDYGVYTSNIKPKRTASRRGSKRAAVADEEDYDDEDYAGAARITSSGRRGSYRTRQRC; from the exons ATGAATAACCCCAGCAGTTCGGGCTCGGGTTTGAGCTACAGGGGCATCGGACTGCCCAACACTATTCACTCCGACGTTGCTCCGTGCCTGCCGCTGCCATCACTGCCGGTGTTCTGTGGTTCGTCCGATCCCGAACTTAGGTTGTTCGATGAGCCCGCTGGTGTCAGCAGCAGCAGTAGCAGCAGGTTCTCGAATCGCAGTGGGATCCTCGCTCAAGCAAGTAAAATTGCAGCTCTGCTCCGAGAAACCGATGTTTCTTACTT aAATCTTAGAGAAGATTCAAGAGTAATGTCACATGGTGATATCGAGCCGTTAGCCCTTTATGAAGAGGTTCTGCGCCACAATCCTGAAGCATTTGAATACAGTGTTCCAG GTCGCCCCAAAGAGCAGATCCCAGTTAGTAAATTGCATGACAAGAAGCCTATTGAACCTAGTGTATTGGCTAGTCAAGCACAGACAGACTTGGATGAAAGCAGGGCTCAACAGCTTAATCATTTCCTTGCCAAT GACGTTTCTACGTCTTCTAAAAAGCCAAAAGTTAAGAAGAAAGTGCATGACGAAGTCCCGTCAGTTCCGCAAGATCCTGTTGAACTTCAAG ATGACATAATCGGGAGCTTTTGTGAGGTGTTGGAGGATTTCTGTGGCAGAGCTGAGATTATTGGAGATGAGAGGGATGAAGCAGAGTGGCTTTCGTTGCCCCTGTCTGATATTAGAACACTTGTGAATGAAATTATGTCTATTCGTGCAAAGAAGCTTCTACATCGGGTAGATGTAAATATTCTTGTTAGACTTCTGAAGGTACTAGATCATCAGATACATCGAGCAGAAGGATTGTCCATTGATGAAATGGATTCT TCAGATTCAGATGCACTTTCATCTGTTCTATGTGCATTGGAGTCCATACATGCAGCTCTAGCTGTGATGTCTCACAGGCAGATGCCAAAACAGCTTTATAGTGAAGAG ATCATTGAAAGAATTCTGGAATTCTCTAGGCATCAGATAACGGGTATCATGTATGTCTATGATCCATCCTATCGGGCCTTGCACAAGCCTAGTGACAATGGTGTGGCTGAAG GTTATGAAGATGACGAGCTTGATGCTGATTTTAGTTCTGGCAAGAGGCGACGCAGTGTGAAGAGTGTTAAAATGAGGAAATCTGCTGTGAACAA GGTCTCATCAGCAGCTAATACCGTGCTTCAGAAACTGTGTACTATTCTTGGTCTACTCAGGGATCTACTGTTGATAGAGAAGCTATCAGATAGTTGTATTCTGCAGTTGGTGAGGACAAGCTTTACCACATTTTTGGTGGATAATGTTCAGCTTTTGCAGCTGAAAGCCATTGCTTTAACTAGTGCG ATATTTTATTCGTACAATCAACATCGCTCTTATGTGATCGATGAAATGCTTCAGTTGCTGTGGAAGTTACCCTCCTCAAAGCGAGCACTTCGAGCCTATCTGCTGCCTGATGAGGATCAAAGGCAGATTCAGATGGTTACTGCTTTGCTGATTCAATTGGTTCACTGTAGCGCTAACCTTCCTGAAGCTATGAGGGATGCATCTAGCATTAATGCCATTATGGAAGCCCCTACTGATTTTAGTCACTTGGCCAAATGCCATGAAGCTGTCACAGAGGCTTGTTGTCTCTTTTGGACCCGTGTACTTCAGCGTTTTACTAGTGCAAAGCCTCAGGATGCATCTGAGGTGAAAGTTTTGATGGAAAATCTTGTGATGGATCTGATGACGACATTGAACTTGCCTGAATATCCAGCTTCAGCTCCCATTCTTGAG GTGTTCTGCGTCCTTCTACTCCAGAATGCTGGCTTGAAATCTAAAGATGTCTCTGCTCGGTCTATGGCAATTGATTTACTTGGTACGATTGCTGCTCGATTGAAGCGTGATGCTGTTATTCACAAGCTGGACAAATTTTGGATAGTGCAAGAGTTAAATGATGGAGAAGATGTTACTGAAGATTATCCACAGGACCTATGCTTTATTTGTTTGGATGGCAGGGTTGAAAAGTTGTTGTTTACATGTCAAAGTTGTCAACGATCATCCCACTCTGATTGCATGGGTATGAGGGAGCAGGAGGTACCAAATCATAGTTGGAATTGCCAATTTTGCGTCTGCAAGAAGCAACTTATGGTTCTGCAATCGTACTGCGAAACACAACGCAAGGACAACAAAAAGAATAGTTCTGATCCTTATGGTCCTATCACAAAGATTGAAATTGTTCAGCAGTTGCTTCTGAATTACCTCCAAGATTCTGCTTCTGCTGACGACTTACACCTGTTTGTTCGCTG GTTCTATCTCTGCCTGTGGTGCAAGGATGATCTGAAGTCTCAACAGAAGTTCTTTTACTACCTTGCCCGACTGAAATCGAAAGCAATAGTGCGTGATTCTGGTTCAGGGTATTCATTGTTGACAAGAGATTCAGTGAAGAAGATCACTTTAGCCCTGGGacaaaataattctttttccaGAGGGTTCGATAAAATTCTTCACATGCTTCTG GCAAGTCTCAGGGAAAACTCTCCAGTAATTAGGGCCAAGGCCTTACGAGCA GTCAGTATTATTGTTGAGGCTGACCCTGAGGTGTTGTGCGACAATCGTGTGCAATTGGCTGTAGAAGGGAGATTCTGTGACTCTGCAATATCTGTAAGGGAAGCTGCATTGGAGCTTGTCGGTCGGCATATTGCATCACATCCTGACGTTGGTTTGAAG TATTTTGAGAAGGTTGCAGAAAGAATAAAAGATACTGGAGTCAGTGTTCGTAAGCGTGCAATCAAAATAATCCGGGACATGTGCACTGCTAGTGACAATTTCTCTGAATTTACTAGTGCCTGCATTGAGATCATTGTGCGGGTTACTGATGACGAGTCTAGTATTCAG GATCTTGTTTGTAAGACATTTTACGAGTTTTGGTTTGAGGAACCTTCTGGTGGACAGGCTCGATTCTACAGCAATGGAAGTTCTGTTCCTATGGAAGTTGCTAAAAAGACTGAGCAAATTGTTGACATGTTGAGGAGGATGCCAAATTACCAACTCCTTGTCTCTGTCATTAAGCGCAATTTGGCGCTTGATTTTTTCCCACAATCGGCAAAAGCTGCTGGAATTAACCCGGTTTTGCTTGCATCAGTTCGTAAGCGCTGCGAGTTAATGTGCAAGTGCTTACTGGAAAAGATATTGCAG GTGGAGGAATCAACAAGTGAGGAAGTGGAGGTGAGGACGCTCCCCTATGTACTGGTTTTGCATGCACTTTGTGTTGTGGATCCAACACTTTGTGCACCAGCTTCCGATCCTTCCCAATTTGTTGTCACTTTGCAACCTTATTTGAAGAGCCAG GGAGATAACAGAGCTGTTGCGCAGTTATTGGAAAGCATAATCTTCATAATTGATTCCGTTTTGCCTTTGCTTCGGAAGTTACCGCAAAGTGTTATTGAAGAATTAGAACAAGATTTGAAGCACATGATTGTTCGGCATTCTTTCTTGACAGTTGTCCATGCCTGCATCAA ATGCCTATGCTCTGTCACAAAAGTTGCTGGAAAGGGATCCAGTGTTATTGAATATCTTGTTCAGGTGTTTTTCAAACATTTGGATTCCCAAGGTGTTGAGAGCAAGCAG CAACTAGGTCGGTCTCTTTTTTGTCTTGGTCTGCTTATCCGCTATGGAAATTCCCTTTTGTCTTCCTCTAGTAAGAAAAGGATTGATGTTGCGAGCAGCCTTAGCTTGTTTAAAAGATATCTTCAGATGGATGACTTTGTTTTGAAGGTTAGATCTTTGCAG GCTTTGGGCTTTGTGCTAATTGCTAGGCCTGAATTTATGTTGGACAAGGATGTTGGCAACATTCTAGAGGCAACATTCTCCTCTGATGCTGATTCCCGCCTCAAGGTGAGGAGTATCTTGTACTTGCTAGTTTCTGCCCATGTCATCTTCTATCAGCAATTAatctttcatattttaattgaCTTTTTCCATTATCAGATGCAAGCATTGCAAAACATGTATGAGTATCTTCTTGATGCTGAAAGCCAAATGGGAACAGAAAGGGCTGGGGATACTGCAACTCCTTACCCCGAAGAAGCCAACTCTAGCGTACCTGTCGCTGCAGGTGCAGGAGATACTAATATATGTGGGGGTATCATTCAGTTATATTGGGATAAAATATTGGATAGGTGCATCGACTTTAATGAACAAGTTCGTCAGACTGCTCTCAAG ATTGTGGAGGTTGTTCTGCGTCAGGGTCTTGTTCATCCTATCACCTGTGTTCCATACCTTATAGCACTTGAAACTGATCCCCAGGAGGCAAATTCAAAGCTGGCTCATCATTTGCTGATGAATATGAATGAGAA GTACCCAGCCTTTTTTGAAAGTCGGTTAGGAGATGGCCTTCAGatgtcatttatttttatacaaGTCATTAATGGAGCTTCCTCTGAAGATGCCAGCCAGAGTAATTTCAAGGGTCCTGGAAATACGAGGGGGAAGTCTGACGGGGCTGCATTAGCCCAAGCTAGGCTTGGAGTCTCACGGATCTACAAGCTTATTCGTGGAAATCGAGTTTCTAGAAACAAATTTATGGCTTCAATTGTGCGCAAATTTGATAACCCCGCATGGAATGATTCAGTGGTGCCTTTTTTAAT GCACTGTACAGAAATACTTGCTTTATTACCATTCACCGTGCCTGATGAGCCGCTCTATTTGATTTATTCTATAAATCGAATAATACAAGTTAGGGCTGGTGCCATTGAGGCAAACTTGAAGGCATTTTGTTCGAGATTGTTTTCAAGAGGAAGCCAGGAAACAGGCCATGGTAATGGAAGTATCCAACAGGAGCAAGTTGCTCAACCTTTGTTTGGTAACTTAAGAGCTGTAGATCTGAATGGGACAATTCAGTCAGGGTCGTTTTTTCAGCCAGTTCAAGGCCATGTGGGATCACTGGATCTGAATGGCAGAACCCTGCCTGAGGCGGTTGATAAATCTAGTGCTAACGGCAGTGCTTATACTGAAGGAGAAGCCCATTTTCCGGGTTCAAGTGAACCTCGTGGAATATCTGGTGACGACCTGCAGAAAATCCAG GTGGACTGTCTAGCTGCTACTGCCTTGCAGCTCCTGCTGAAGCTAAAAAAGCACTTGAAGATTACATATACTCTCAACGATGCTCGGTGCCAG GCTTTCTCTCCGACTGAACCTCTGAAACCGGGTGATGTTCTCACAAAGCAGAATATTCCCTTCAATCTCAGCGGCACACGAAGTGATTTGCCTTTGACTCCACAAGAAGTATTTCAAAGATATCAG GAATTCAAGAATGCGCTGAGGGAAGACACCATAGACTATGGCGTTTACACATCGAACATTAAGCCCAAAAGGACAGCTTCTAGGAGAGGGTCTAAACGAGCAGCAGTGGCAGATGAAGAAGACTATGACGACGAGGATTACGCAGGGGCTGCCCGCATAACAAGCAGTGGCAGGAGAGGCAGTTACAGGACAAGGCAGCGGTGCTAA